From Brassica rapa cultivar Chiifu-401-42 chromosome A06, CAAS_Brap_v3.01, whole genome shotgun sequence:
GGCGTGAGAGGGAAGTGGTGTGTACGGTGTACCACTCCTAATTACTTGTGTGTGCTTCTAGCCTTCCACTTCGTCACTCCTCAAAGCTAACACATAACATAGATCATGCTCTAACTgtgataattttatttattctttttcttttggcgTTGTATATGCAGTAATCAACCATTTTTTTTATCGAAAGTCAAATCCTGTATTTATGTATCTTAAGCACTTTTGTGAAACAAAAGTCAAACCATCTCTTTCTTGAACATTCAAATACTTCTGGCCTCAGCAATTAGGTTTAATCTTCAAACCCCTCAAACATTGACTGGTATTCGGCTCAACATTTTACTTGTTATATTAAGCATATGATTAATTCAACTTATTCGTCTCCAATTATTGTCGCATGCCGTTTACTGGTTTATGCTATTGTCGGCGTGGATGTCATTATATTACCCAcaaattgtaattaattaacGTGGCATGAACAGGCACTATAGAGAACTGGAACTTACTTAATCATGCTGCTACAAACACATGTATAAAAGTTCCCCACATAATTAATACTGATCATTCAGAAAAGTGATCAgatccaaaaatataaaccatCACAACAGGACTAACCTTAGTGACcattttttcttacaaaataaTCGATATGtacataacaaaataatataaaaatgataCAGTTTTGGATCAAGATAAAAAGGTAACtcgatactttttttttttgcgcatGCAAAGTAACTCGAGACATAAACTACAGAATCCGAAGTATACACAGAATGGATGGTTCAACCCACGAAATCACACAACATAAATAAACTTTCGAAAAGCTCTAGTGTAATCGTTTGGGAGCAAGGTCATGTTTAGCTATCGGGTTCTGCTGTATGTTGATTTTATCGAACAGAGTTTTAAACATTCACTTGGATTAGTCTAAAAGCTTTTGAACATGTTAGAGAGACATGTATTCATCAATGGACAAAATCCTAGTCAAACTCTGAGGGTAGTAGTAGTTCCAATATTAAATTGGACGGCTGAGATTTCATTTAGGGAATATCCTCAGATCCACGAAGTTCTCCTAAAACTACGGAAATTTGTCGATGCTATATGAGAAGAAGAGTCGACATGCCTTAAACTTATCTTATAcaaaatactataaaatattaACCGGCGATACAGTGGgcaaatcaacaaaaaaaaaaactactatcATTTACAACTGTCGTTCTATCGAATCGAAGTAAGTGAACTACATTTATCtatatttatcatataaatatctGTGACTATAATAACAACGGAAAATACATGTTTTTGTCACGTCCGAGGAACAACATGCCCCTTGAGAGTAATGGTGTGATCTTTGTAAgagttaaaaaaataacatgATCTGCCCGACTATCCCTAACAATCATATAATAACCTCGTTAAAATCTGTTTAGAATATATACTAATGAACACAGAGGTCGTGCGAATGTCTTCCCGATATTGTGAATCTGAACCTATTTATGatctccaaaaagaaaaacaattgcATGCAAGTTGATGAGATCGAACAATTAATCCGAGTATCTTATGGAGCCGCAAGTTGACAAACAAGCTCACCTCGATCATAAGTTTCTGATGCGCATAATAATAATCATGAACGATACACTCCATGTTGCCTAGTACTTCAGACTTCTTAGGTTCCGAATGGTGACTGCGTTAACGGTGCGGGACAaacggttcaactgcggtgcggttttaacagttataaaaatgtatagatatatagtatatgtacagatttttgttactattaactACGGGACAGGACATGACGATTATCACCATTCGAAGTCTTAGATAGTTGCACTCAAAAGACAAATCCTCTTAAGATCAAAGAGAGAGGAGGGAAAGCATATTGAAATTTGGCGCCAAAACACTAACAGTGAGTCAAAAATCTACACCGAACTCTGTCTCGTCACATGGACTCCTTTTTGTCTGGGTTCCATGGTCAACTACGGAATTGCCCTTGCAGAGATTAGGTTAGGTTAGGTTGCACACTTAGGATTTTTTTAATACTACGCAACAATCAATAAATTTCCTATTAGAAGATTAGGGTAAATGATACTACATATTATTTGGAAATGTTATAGAATAAATTGGAGAATGGTCCtacgaaaataataatttatgagcTGTATTGCCACATCAGTAAATTCCCCCACGGGATTTTTCTGTCCATTCAACGTTTTGTTCCTACGAGTTGCTCAAAGGCTGTTTTTTTCCTGtgggttgtgtttttttttccctttatacccaattttatttttgtaattgttTCGAATTGTTCTTAAAGAAAGTCACATTATCCATAAAATAAGAATTTTTATGAGAATTAACGGCACCGACCGACCCGACCCATATTCTCGTGGACAATCTTCTTTTGGTTGATTCTGTTGCCAAGATTATCGTAATAATGTTATTTATTACGTTCTGATGACGTAGCTCCCACAACCAACCGGTTACTGGCCATTCCAGTTTCCGGCGGAGAATCGTACacaatttcccgctaaaaccgacGTGGAAAGAGCCatcaaagacaaaaaaaaaagctattctGAAAAGAGCCAAAATATTGTAGACTATCAATAACATCAAGGGCCAGAGTAATCGACAAAAAATTTCTCGAACGTACGGAGAAGCTCGTAACTCTGTTTATTTTGTAATTGTTCTAAGATTCTTTGACACACTTTTTATTTCCTCGACGTTCTAGTCTACATACTTACTCTTACCCATAATCAAAATGACCGGTTGTCgagttaaaacataaaatagattttaatacTCATTGCAAATTGATCATTAATGTGTCATTAATGATATGACAAACATTAACAGCTAATAAATGCAGCACAAAGAATCGTAGCCTTGGTCTTTGTCCGTTAAGCTTAACGAATAGTTAAATTGCTTTGGCAGGTTCGGTTACTGCACTGCACGTCCAAGCATGTATATAGGAAACTGAATTACTAGCATCACGGAGAACTCTGTCGTCGACGTGGCGAGATCTAGATCCTATATGATTTTAGATCGTTAGGACATCCTACGTGATTGCACGTGACATGGTTATGTTCCTTGTGGAGAAAGTGGCCCATACGTGGGGCATATTCGTATGTAGTGCATGCGAATGATCTCCTTAGATGATCCCTTATGTTATacacttgttttctttttccaaaTTATACTAGTAGGATATAACTAACAATCCACATACTAATATACGAATCTATTAATTCTGGCATCTACTAACTGTAGCCActtttatattatctaattatAAAAAGTAAAGGAAATCACGCTTATGGACGATCATGAATCTCCAATAAAGTTGATACGTGATATTCTGTTTTAGGATTAATTCAATTAAGGACTATGGTATATAGTCGGTAAATGCGTAATGGGTAGGCCGATAAAATCACCTCATCGACGTGAGAGTCACGCGTGAATTTACTTTTCTTCCTATACTTCCTTTGGTCCAATTAAATGTCACCACGTGACTAACCCCTGATTCTGCTCGAGCAAAGGACAGTTTTACCCTTTACGACATGCTTAAAAGTGACAGTCTCTCTCTTGCCAGCTTTACATGGGTCCCGTAAAGATCTTTCTCCTCTTAAAATTGCGCCTCTCGATTCGGAGATTCCCATGATACGAAAAGACCCATATGCCCTTAAATTGCCAGAGATGTCGGAACCAAAATCTACGAGTTTTATTACAGAACACAAGCTTATGGGAAAGTACGGATCTACAAAAGCGCGTAGAATACCATACCAAACATCTCTGAACCAAAATCTACGAGGCTTATTAGTTACtcctccctccgttttttaatataagtcgttttagagaaacttttttgttccgaattatatgtcgttttcggttttttatgtaacatttattagtaattaatgttgtctgaacaatgataatatatcttctatttttctattggttaaattgtggttaggtaaataattaatgatgtttttatttcgaaaatataagaaattaatgattttcttaatctatgtgcatagattcaaaacgacttataataaaaaacagagggagtattacaGAACATACATAGAGCTTATGGGAAAGTACGGATCTTCGAGAATCGCGTAGCTCTCACGTGGTCACGTTATGAGGTGGGTGTGTGTGTAGGGAAGAGAATTCTCATCTTAGCTACGAAGCGAGTATCATTTGACGTGGGACCTTTAAGATTATGACACGTGGCCTACCGTGGCCGTTGGATGAGTGATTGTCGGGAGGGATCATACTAGAGTGCAAAGCACGCAAAGGCAAAACCCCATTTAGGACCGGTGGTGTCCTAGCTGGACAGTTGAACAACCATAACAAAAGGATGTGTTGACACGTGGAGTTTttgctggttgtttcttttGTGATGGGATTGCTAACTAATTACGGGAATATTTAATAGCTAATTAAACCATTTCGCTGAGATTTAGGTTTTGATGTTTTGGATGATTTTGCGTCTAATAAGCTATATTAttaagtttttcttttaaaaaaaaaattgtaccaAAGACTTAGAATAACTGAAATAATGAAGTTAACATGAATAAACTGattaaaaatagtatttatTAAGAAGAATTAAGTTAAATACAAAGGTAGAAGAATGATGATTATTGTAGCATTTGTAGgttaaactatatattaaaaatgaaacatTATAAAAAGTCCATATCAAGAAGACTTTTAGCATTAGAAACATGCGTGAGTTGTGCCCTTCCATGTGAGTCTTCTATAATATGCCgtgataattaaaaaaaaaataaatatgcatttatctatatataaaaggAGTCCAGTGTATGGAAGGATTATGTGAAAACGTGCTTTGAAtcatctagagagagaaaaaagtaACAGTCTCGCAAATCAAGAGAAATTAACGGTAGCGTTTGGTTTAGAGAGAAACGCCTTTGAAGAGATCGATATTTGTTTTGTTGGTGGGTCATCTTTggtaacaagaagaagaagaagaaacagagaagCTAAAGAAGAAGAGATTGAAAACGCCGCCGTGTGAGTATCAGAGAGATTGAGGGAAAGATAGATATGGCGATGAAGGGCTATTTGGATGAATATGAAAAACTTGTGATTAGGATGAACACTCCAAGGtttgtttgcttttttttttttttcatttttctcaagAACAGATCTTAAGATTATAAAAACCAAGAACCTCGTTTTTTTGCTGGGTATCTAATGATTTCGTGTTTAGTTTCTGTATTTTTTCTATATCTCTGAAGTTTTTCCTGGAAATtatgagtttaatattttcgaaatttcaaattgagtttttaaattttcaaagtttCTTTTCGTTCATCCTTTTAATTAACCTTTTTTCcaaagaaatatattaaaatattttaaagtttgttCTTTCTGTCTGCTTCCTAGAATATTTCCACAAATCTCTTTCGGCCTCTTTTCTTTCATcaacttgaattttttttaactacttATCTTCTTCAAacttatattgaacaaaatttatttttgacacAAATGAAAATTAGTCTAAAATTAATTTGTACATAATTTACAGGGTCGTTATCGACAATGGTGTTTGTTCTTCAGCGACAATCGTCAAGGTttgcttctttatttttaatctaaACAACCTTAAATAATTAATAGCCTCAAAGTAAATGATTCATACTTAATCCAAAAGATTAATAACAATAActccattttttcttctatCAGGTTGACAGTCCAAGAGGACATGGTATATTGTTAGAAGCAGTACAAATCCTCACCGATTTGAACCTCTCCATTAAAAAAGCTTACATTTCTTCTGATGGAAGATGGAACATGGATggtaattttcaaaaaaaaaaaaattaattataatgttttaattatgtttataaCTCTTGTTTTCTAATTACTGCAGTTTTCCATGTGACTGACATAAACGGAAACAAGTTGAATGATCAGAGCGTCTTAAAATACATTGAACAGGTATTTtcgtaattttaatataaataaatgctCTGTCTGCATTCAAGAAGGGattctaaaaatagaaatatttctttttttggttttgacagTCGATCGAAACGGTTTACTACGGAGAAAACATTGAAGTTAACGGTCTAACGGCCTTAGAGTTAACCGGAACGGACAGGATCGGTTTACTATCCGAGATGTTTGCGGTTCTCTCTGATCTCAACTGCGATGTAGTTGACGCTAAGCTATGGACACATAACGGCAGAGTTGCGTCTATGATCTATCTCAAAGACTGCAGCTCAGGATCACCGATTCTTGATTCTCATCGCATATCCAAGATCGAGGGACGGTTGAAGAACGTTCTGAACGGCGATAGCGACGTTAAGTCCGCTGCTAAGACTTGTGTTTCGGTGGATATGATGACGCACATCGAACGCAGGCTTCATCAGCTTATGTTCGAAGATAGAGACTACGAGAAGAGATCCAAGAAGCAGGAGAGATCTCCTATGGTGGTTGTGACGGTTCAGAATTGGGCTGAGAGGGGCTACTCGGTCGTTAATGTTCATTGCCGGGACAGGACTAAGCTTTTGTTCGACGTGGTTTGTACGTTAACCGATATGGAATATGCCGTGTTCCATGCGACTATCAACACATCTGAAGACCAAGCTCATTTGGTATGTTTCTTGAACCGGTCTTTtgcaatttttttatagttgagAGGTTGACTTTGAGCTaaacaatatttcttttttgaacTTATTCAGGAATTTTATATCCGGCATAAGGATGGATCACCGATAAGTTCAGAAGCAGAGAGACAAAGAGTGATACAATGCTTAGAAGCTGCAGTGGAAAGAAGAGCATCTGAGGTATGTATAAATTAGACTAGGTTGAAGTTGATTGAATGTTTTTGATTGGTTGACCGATAATCTAAACCGGTTCTTTGGTTTTGATTGTGTGTGTTAGGGTGTGAGATTGGAGCTGAGGCATCCAGACAAACAAGGTTTACTGGCGGAAGTTACTAGGACTTTCAGAGAAAATGGTCTGAATGTTACAAGAACAGAGATATCAACGAGCTGCGGTATGGCTACAAACATATTCTATGTAACCGATGCGAATGGAGATGAAGCTGACACGAAACTGATTGAATCGGTTAGGGAGAAAATCGGTTTCGAGTGTTTAAGAGTAAAAGAAATGCCATCAGTGAATCAAAGGAAGGGAGATGGAGAAGAACATCAACAGACTAAAGCAGTGTTGGTTTCACTTGGGAGCTTGGTCTGGAGAAATCTATTCAGCTTTGGTCTTGTCAAATCATGTTCTTGAGACAGTTCACAACGTGGGTTAACCGAACCACCAGTGCAGTAGAATTTATCTCTTAAAAGACACGCAGACTTCTTTGGAAAAAGTCTGCGTGCCTTTTCAAGGATCAATACTTCTAATCTGTGTGTTTTGGTAAATTGAGTTTGAGTTTAGGCAATGTTTGTTCATGGTCTTgttaatagagaaaaaaatagggAAGGATGATTAGAAAATCAGAAGTTgcttactatttttttattgtggGGGTTCTAGATGTTATAAAAGTTTGTACAAAGtttctaaaattaattattatcattattGTTTGATATGTTTGTGTGTTTGCTTGATTATTAGTGGTTGGTATTTTTCTGTGGAATGTTTTAAGGTTTTGGTCCCATTATTCAAATTATAGAAAATTATAGATGTGGTTATGGATATATGTCccattaaaataaaaagctGAATAGtacgttcttttttttttctttgacagCGAATAGTACGTTCTAGTTTTTGAATATTGGAACTTTCCATCATAATTTTCCAACAAGAAAAAGGACAATAAAGGTAGGTAAGCAAACAAAGCTGTTGGTAGGTGATGATTCGTGGAGTAATTGGAAAATGATGCATTGGTGTCTCCCTATGTTCCTTCCATTCATCCcttatttaattttgttgaaAAAGTTGGTGATAGAAGTCGTAAATATAGATTTTATCTCATTattcaaattcaaaatcttGGAAAAATCAAGTGTCTATCTCCAATCATCCAGTAAAAGATATGAACAAAAAGCAGGATAGTATTACTTTTTAGAAATGTATAATCCAATGATCCATCTATGTTCAATAGTTAAAACATTTGACGTCGTTCTCATGTGTTAGGTCTAAGTTGCGTGTGTCAATACTGCCGACAGCTTTCTATGCTCTTCTTACCTCAAACTATTGTAAAACATAAAATCTTGACTTTATATTACTAATAATAGAAGGTGGGTGGCGCCATTTTCATGATTATCCGATTAGTTTAACTGAAGTGGTACCGTCACAGTTAACATTTTAccgcaaaagaaaaagaaaaaaaatggttaCGTCACTTCCTCGGAGAAGTGCCCTGATAAGTATGTTGTGTATACCAGCATTTGGGGTAACATCCTCTTCCATTTTCCTAAACACCATGCCAGCTTCAGACAATGAGCCTTTTAACAGTCCTCCAGTCATTAGGCTTCACTTCTTTGAGAGAAATGCTACATAATAAATCTCAAGATTCATCGACCTTACTTTTTACACATCCCGTAACTGATGATCTTTGGCCTGGTTACCTTGCAGAATGGTAAAACTGCATTTCAAACGAATTTGCGAATATTCTATCAATCAACAAAAATTGTACAATAGAAAAACGTAAACTTGCATTGTCActgataaaaatacaaaatgaaATTTCATTAGGTAGAAGAGTGAGTTCGTAGGTTATCCACAAAATCTacattttcatattatttaattatacgATAAAACCATTTGAAACGTGCATGAAGATCTATATTAGTCAGGGGGGGGGGAGTTTTAGGTAATTTTGGTTTTAGAAGCGGTACAAATCCACATTGTAAGCATTTTCTTCGGTTTGGTTAGGGTGTGTTTTCGTGGGACTACCACAGAACCAACCAGACAAGAAAGCCAGCGGTTAGCAAACGT
This genomic window contains:
- the LOC103872005 gene encoding ACT domain-containing protein ACR8, whose product is MAMKGYLDEYEKLVIRMNTPRVVIDNGVCSSATIVKVDSPRGHGILLEAVQILTDLNLSIKKAYISSDGRWNMDVFHVTDINGNKLNDQSVLKYIEQSIETVYYGENIEVNGLTALELTGTDRIGLLSEMFAVLSDLNCDVVDAKLWTHNGRVASMIYLKDCSSGSPILDSHRISKIEGRLKNVLNGDSDVKSAAKTCVSVDMMTHIERRLHQLMFEDRDYEKRSKKQERSPMVVVTVQNWAERGYSVVNVHCRDRTKLLFDVVCTLTDMEYAVFHATINTSEDQAHLEFYIRHKDGSPISSEAERQRVIQCLEAAVERRASEGVRLELRHPDKQGLLAEVTRTFRENGLNVTRTEISTSCGMATNIFYVTDANGDEADTKLIESVREKIGFECLRVKEMPSVNQRKGDGEEHQQTKAVLVSLGSLVWRNLFSFGLVKSCS